The Stieleria sp. JC731 genome has a segment encoding these proteins:
- a CDS encoding AMP-binding protein — MVQPAENQPSRRESPRWWRFARQSGSEPKVDSVRGTFSLAEQRCFGDICPVKFGVATGLNDYRGLPAFGLLQHAAEQLPRRDAIIYGDDRWTYQDLNADAIRAAAMVQRLGVRPGDRVGLLLPNVPEYIISANAVWRAGGIVLAISPLMVASEVQSLLERTKCKHVICLDVLSHLLADGDTKETANRTTLLVSIRKHLPAHQQLGYLLKRGYQWMRQRPTGPGSRVGWFWEEINQVDRSWQPITIDPAYDPAYILPTGGTTGRPKAVTLSHQNMVANAWQQYTWTDQSFGRETMLGVLPFFHSYGMSATVMGGAAMGATLVLHHRFQTVKTIQLIEQHRPTVFHAVPAMLHAINERLRKFPSDRLDSIRWVISGGAPLDCEIAQEFTEHCQKDDAVNGPTVVEGYGLSEASPVTHVGHLFEPARYGRIGLPLPETECQIVSDDNEPLDDGMIGELCVRGPQVMLGYWNDPEGTNQAIQFGWLHTGDLAIRHPDGYFEIVGRKKDLIITSGYNVYPAEVEEVLCEYPGIKEAAVVGIPDIRRGEIVHAIVVTDSGSPPDFDQLDQYCRDKLSAHKRPRRISHRKQPLPRNFLGKIIRRQLRWQPDEANQQGEFFEGGDDHE; from the coding sequence ATGGTACAGCCAGCTGAAAACCAACCTTCGCGTCGCGAGAGCCCTCGTTGGTGGCGGTTTGCCAGACAATCAGGCAGCGAACCCAAGGTTGACTCGGTTCGTGGAACGTTCTCTTTGGCAGAGCAACGTTGCTTCGGAGATATCTGCCCGGTCAAGTTTGGCGTCGCTACTGGACTGAATGATTACCGTGGCTTGCCGGCATTTGGTCTGCTGCAGCATGCGGCCGAACAATTACCCAGGCGTGATGCGATCATTTACGGCGATGATCGCTGGACCTATCAAGACTTAAACGCGGATGCGATTCGTGCCGCGGCGATGGTTCAGCGGCTGGGAGTACGACCGGGCGACCGGGTCGGGCTTTTGCTACCCAACGTTCCCGAATACATCATCAGCGCGAACGCAGTCTGGCGTGCCGGAGGTATCGTCTTGGCCATCAGTCCATTGATGGTCGCCAGCGAAGTCCAATCGCTGTTGGAACGTACCAAATGCAAGCACGTCATTTGTCTTGACGTGCTCTCACACTTGCTTGCCGACGGCGACACCAAGGAAACGGCCAACCGGACGACCCTGTTGGTTTCCATTCGCAAGCACCTGCCAGCGCATCAACAGCTGGGTTATTTGCTAAAACGCGGCTATCAGTGGATGCGGCAACGCCCCACCGGTCCTGGCAGTCGCGTCGGTTGGTTCTGGGAAGAGATCAACCAAGTCGATCGCAGCTGGCAACCGATCACGATCGACCCGGCTTATGACCCCGCGTACATTCTGCCCACGGGTGGAACAACCGGTCGCCCCAAAGCTGTCACGCTAAGCCACCAGAATATGGTCGCCAACGCCTGGCAACAGTACACATGGACGGATCAATCGTTTGGGCGTGAGACGATGCTTGGCGTATTGCCTTTCTTTCACAGCTATGGCATGTCAGCCACGGTGATGGGTGGCGCAGCGATGGGTGCCACGCTTGTACTGCATCACCGTTTTCAAACGGTGAAGACGATCCAGTTGATCGAGCAACACCGTCCGACTGTCTTTCATGCGGTTCCGGCGATGCTGCACGCGATCAACGAAAGGCTTCGCAAGTTCCCCAGCGATCGGCTCGATTCGATCCGATGGGTCATTTCTGGCGGTGCCCCTCTGGATTGCGAGATCGCTCAAGAATTCACGGAGCACTGCCAGAAGGATGATGCCGTAAACGGGCCAACCGTGGTCGAAGGTTACGGACTTAGCGAGGCCTCACCGGTCACACATGTTGGACACTTGTTCGAACCGGCACGCTATGGACGAATCGGGCTTCCACTTCCCGAGACAGAATGCCAAATCGTTTCCGATGACAACGAACCGCTGGACGACGGCATGATTGGCGAACTGTGTGTTCGCGGGCCCCAAGTGATGCTCGGATATTGGAATGACCCGGAAGGAACCAACCAAGCGATTCAGTTCGGTTGGTTGCATACGGGCGATTTGGCGATTCGCCATCCGGACGGCTACTTCGAAATCGTCGGTCGAAAAAAGGATCTGATCATCACATCTGGCTACAACGTCTACCCCGCCGAAGTCGAGGAGGTGTTGTGCGAGTATCCAGGCATCAAAGAAGCCGCGGTTGTTGGCATTCCTGACATTCGGCGAGGCGAAATCGTTCACGCGATCGTTGTGACCGACAGCGGTTCCCCACCTGACTTCGACCAGTTGGATCAATATTGCCGCGACAAACTTTCGGCACATAAGCGACCACGACGCATCTCACATCGCAAGCAACCGCTTCCGCGTAATTTCCTTGGCAAGATCATTCGCCGACAACTCCGTTGGCAACCTGACGAAGCCAATCAACAGGGTGAATTTTTTGAAGGAGGTGACGACCATGAATAG
- a CDS encoding WbqC family protein, translating to MGKRIGIMQPYFFPYVGYYQLISAVDAFVVYDNLKYTKKGWINRNRYLEGGRDVTFTIPLQKGSDELHINQRFVADNFDRLKLVRRVGQAYRKAPNYDSTILLFEKAVMNRKTNLFDFIFDSLLLLVEHLDLKTELIRSSEIAIDHQLRSQDKVIAICRALDATTYINAIGGQTLYASETFRQHGMDLRFIRSEDLQYSQFGQPFQAWLSILDVLMFNSLDRVRSYIADGYDLVCGEKNSNDVVSV from the coding sequence ATGGGCAAGCGAATCGGCATCATGCAGCCGTATTTCTTTCCATACGTCGGCTACTATCAATTGATCAGCGCGGTCGATGCCTTCGTCGTGTACGACAATTTGAAATACACCAAGAAGGGCTGGATCAATCGCAATCGCTATCTAGAAGGCGGTCGTGATGTGACGTTCACGATCCCGCTTCAAAAAGGTTCCGATGAGCTGCATATCAATCAACGCTTCGTTGCGGACAACTTTGATCGGTTGAAGTTGGTTCGAAGGGTCGGACAGGCTTATCGAAAGGCACCGAATTACGATTCAACTATTTTGCTTTTCGAAAAGGCCGTCATGAACCGGAAGACCAATCTTTTCGATTTCATCTTCGACTCGCTGCTGCTGCTGGTCGAGCACCTTGATTTGAAAACTGAATTGATTCGGTCGTCAGAGATCGCTATCGATCATCAGCTACGAAGCCAGGACAAGGTGATCGCAATTTGCCGTGCATTGGATGCGACTACTTACATCAATGCGATTGGCGGACAGACTTTGTACGCCAGTGAGACATTCCGACAGCACGGGATGGATTTACGGTTTATCCGATCGGAAGATCTACAGTACAGCCAATTTGGACAGCCGTTCCAAGCTTGGCTGTCAATATTGGATGTCCTGATGTTCAACAGTCTTGATCGAGTCCGCAGTTACATTGCCGATGGTTATGACTTGGTCTGCGGCGAAAAGAATTCGAACGACGTGGTATCGGTTTAA
- a CDS encoding GNAT family N-acetyltransferase, with protein sequence MTIRYTRDQSSASDLVGHLECCSDQFIPALADRVNVADYAKKLHCNATRFEAWHEGELVGLVAAYFSKSDANSETPQPEHDDVGFISNVSVLRQFGGRGIATNLVQQTIQFSKDHRVLLLELKVNRDNDAAVSLYGKLGFCIAATEGTELNMRLEIGVSDEV encoded by the coding sequence ATGACCATTCGATATACACGCGATCAATCTTCTGCGAGCGACTTGGTGGGGCATCTAGAATGCTGCTCCGATCAGTTTATTCCCGCTCTGGCCGATCGGGTCAATGTAGCTGACTATGCGAAGAAGCTTCACTGTAATGCGACACGATTCGAAGCGTGGCATGAAGGTGAACTTGTGGGGTTGGTCGCCGCATATTTTTCGAAGTCGGATGCGAATTCAGAGACACCCCAACCTGAGCACGATGACGTCGGGTTCATTTCCAACGTGAGCGTGCTGCGACAGTTCGGTGGCCGCGGGATTGCAACCAATCTAGTACAGCAAACGATTCAATTTTCAAAGGATCACCGCGTTCTGTTGCTGGAACTGAAGGTCAATCGTGATAACGACGCAGCAGTGTCGCTCTATGGTAAGTTGGGATTTTGTATCGCCGCGACGGAAGGGACTGAACTGAATATGCGATTGGAGATAGGAGTATCCGATGAAGTCTGA
- a CDS encoding class I SAM-dependent methyltransferase, protein MKSDSQRRDYDAELQDNQDRKYAYNFDLDVMHRFMMRSFQAFWKSGSCLELGSYNGDFTKRLLQQFEQITCVEASGAAVEQLEASLGDRVQCVQATFEDVQLNSTYDNVVLTHVLEHLDDPVLVLRRINEEWLSPNGRLMLVCPNANAPSRQIAVKMGLISHHAAVTEGESKHGHRITYSLDTLERDARAAGLNVVYRTGIFFKALANFQWDRLLATDIISDEYLEGCYQLGQIYPDLCASIFLVCEKG, encoded by the coding sequence ATGAAGTCTGATTCACAACGTCGAGACTACGACGCAGAGTTGCAGGACAACCAGGATCGTAAATACGCTTATAACTTTGACCTCGATGTGATGCATCGTTTCATGATGCGCTCGTTTCAAGCGTTTTGGAAATCGGGAAGTTGTTTAGAACTAGGTAGCTACAACGGCGACTTTACAAAGCGGTTACTGCAGCAGTTTGAACAGATCACATGTGTCGAAGCATCCGGTGCCGCTGTGGAACAACTTGAAGCTTCGCTGGGAGATCGCGTCCAATGTGTGCAAGCGACTTTCGAAGACGTCCAGCTGAACAGTACTTACGACAACGTCGTGCTGACACACGTACTGGAACATCTCGATGACCCGGTCCTGGTGCTACGCCGAATCAACGAAGAATGGCTGAGTCCTAACGGGAGGTTGATGCTGGTTTGCCCCAACGCAAACGCTCCGTCCCGACAGATCGCAGTCAAAATGGGGCTGATTTCACATCACGCCGCAGTGACGGAGGGTGAGAGCAAACATGGTCATCGGATTACGTACTCACTTGACACCCTTGAACGTGATGCCCGTGCCGCCGGGCTGAACGTTGTTTATCGAACAGGCATCTTCTTCAAGGCACTCGCAAATTTCCAATGGGATCGCCTGTTGGCGACGGACATCATTTCGGATGAGTATTTGGAAGGGTGCTATCAGCTCGGGCAAATCTATCCGGATCTGTGTGCAAGCATCTTTCTTGTTTGCGAAAAAGGCTAG
- a CDS encoding DegT/DnrJ/EryC1/StrS family aminotransferase, which translates to MSATRSSLRIDAQVEQSRVLHVGAPNVGDRRQFNQLVDEIFQRRWFTNNGCVVQELEKQLREYLGVKHCLVVCNATVGLQLACHALGLSGEVIVPSFTFAATPHAAQWERLTPVFADIDPQSHSIDPQSIRALVTEKTSAIIGVHLWGMPCDTAAIDQIAKEHQLAVIYDAAHAFGSQANGRMVGNFGNCEVFSFHATKFFNTFEGGAIATNDDTLAERLELMRNFGFAGMDEVVHLGTNAKMPEICAAMGLSLFPMLDEIQAANRYKHSLYQAHLDSVPGIRLLTYDHLEKTNWQYVVIEIDAQQRGESRDQVMQRLHENSIRARRYFYPGCHRMEPYRSQPRNQNLNLPFTDIACQRVICLPTGSDIDEQDIERVCKIIRQY; encoded by the coding sequence ATGTCTGCCACACGATCGTCGCTTCGGATTGATGCACAGGTCGAACAGTCTCGCGTGCTTCATGTAGGTGCGCCCAATGTGGGTGACCGACGCCAATTCAATCAACTCGTTGACGAAATATTCCAGCGGCGATGGTTTACCAACAATGGTTGTGTGGTCCAGGAACTTGAAAAGCAGCTGCGCGAATATCTAGGCGTCAAACACTGCTTGGTCGTTTGCAACGCGACGGTCGGTTTGCAGCTCGCTTGCCACGCATTGGGGCTTTCCGGTGAAGTCATCGTGCCTTCGTTTACCTTCGCGGCGACCCCACATGCGGCACAGTGGGAAAGATTGACACCGGTTTTCGCGGATATTGATCCTCAATCACATTCGATCGATCCACAGAGCATTCGAGCGTTGGTAACTGAAAAGACCAGCGCGATCATCGGTGTTCACCTGTGGGGCATGCCGTGTGACACTGCGGCAATTGACCAGATCGCGAAAGAGCATCAGTTGGCAGTCATTTATGATGCGGCGCATGCATTTGGCAGCCAAGCCAACGGACGAATGGTTGGAAACTTTGGAAACTGTGAAGTGTTCAGTTTTCACGCGACGAAATTTTTCAACACCTTCGAAGGCGGCGCGATCGCAACGAATGACGACACATTGGCAGAGCGTTTGGAATTGATGCGCAACTTTGGGTTTGCCGGTATGGATGAAGTTGTCCATCTGGGGACAAACGCGAAAATGCCCGAAATCTGCGCAGCGATGGGACTGTCTCTTTTCCCGATGCTTGATGAGATTCAAGCTGCGAACCGGTACAAACACTCGCTCTATCAGGCACACCTAGATTCGGTACCCGGAATTCGCCTTTTGACGTACGACCATTTGGAGAAAACAAATTGGCAGTACGTCGTCATCGAAATCGACGCACAGCAACGCGGCGAATCACGTGATCAGGTGATGCAACGCCTGCACGAAAACAGCATTCGGGCGAGGCGATACTTCTATCCTGGCTGCCACCGAATGGAGCCTTATCGGTCACAGCCGAGAAATCAAAACTTGAATCTTCCATTTACCGATATCGCATGTCAGCGTGTGATTTGTTTGCCAACGGGCAGCGATATCGACGAGCAAGACATCGAGCGGGTTTGCAAGATCATTCGGCAGTACTAG
- a CDS encoding flagellar protein FliS, translated as MQQLEQYRTKSIKGGWTRVEMLLMLYDKALASVEACQIAHEAGDQALFIKHEIQARKVFVALVSGLKPEEDEVAYNIARLLEFVLFTFDQKQFDSCQTILNQIRQSFAQVAEQANEMERKGEIPAMPDSDSFQSIA; from the coding sequence ATGCAACAACTGGAACAATATCGCACAAAGAGTATCAAAGGCGGATGGACGCGAGTCGAGATGCTATTGATGCTCTACGACAAAGCCCTCGCTTCGGTCGAAGCCTGCCAGATTGCGCACGAAGCTGGTGACCAAGCACTTTTTATCAAACACGAAATTCAAGCTCGCAAAGTCTTCGTCGCCTTGGTGTCGGGCCTTAAGCCTGAAGAGGACGAAGTCGCATACAACATCGCGCGATTGCTGGAGTTCGTTTTGTTCACGTTCGACCAAAAGCAATTCGATTCCTGCCAAACCATTCTCAATCAAATTCGCCAGAGCTTCGCGCAAGTCGCCGAACAAGCCAATGAGATGGAACGCAAAGGTGAAATCCCAGCAATGCCAGATTCGGACTCGTTCCAGTCAATCGCATAG
- the fliD gene encoding flagellar filament capping protein FliD, with amino-acid sequence MFSIDGLVSGFDTSSIIESLLGFQQRQIDTFNSRKAEVTTKQTSFKGVEAQLVTLQSSLSRLNRATSSVFDARTATSTNEDLVTATASSGAIATNYQLSVDQLATAHQIASQGFSSTSDQIATGDITFRVGTRPEQTVTIDGSNNTLQGFVNTINEQVDDLNASLVFDQATNSHRILISSEHTGADNVITVTNNLNPLAGILPDFTGPAVQPPLNAIVTLGSGPGAIQAQYQSNTVDGLIEDVTLELHKADPGNTVTVNIDEDIESAKEAVSGFVDDFNTIVQFIEDQTRYNPDTQEASPLLGDRSVSTIKNQLLTIVSGNVQGSNLARLSQVGIDLDARGRLSVDDEKLTKALKGELQGVDANDVRKLFGLNGTSTSSGVRYLGGTLRTQPSNGTAYQVDITQAAEQAQITATNAAAASIVIDSSNNKFQISVDGIASEELTLTDGTYTTQELADHLQTVINSSTELGVHDVSVSVDGSNHLVIQTEAYGVSANLAGLSGSSLAALGLAGTEADSGLNVAGKFIVNGKEEIAKGTGRVLTGDPDNENTADLRLEVTLGSGDIVAGVEAEINVTKGITGQLNDYIRDVLDAETGLLKTVNDTFTTRLESIDKSIEQVEELTESKRQYLLEEFAALESIINELQTTGNFISSQLTNLSAFKNSGSK; translated from the coding sequence ATGTTTAGTATCGACGGGCTCGTATCTGGGTTCGATACGTCCAGCATTATCGAAAGCCTTCTTGGTTTCCAACAGCGGCAAATTGATACATTCAATTCGCGCAAAGCCGAGGTAACCACCAAGCAAACATCTTTCAAAGGCGTTGAAGCTCAGCTGGTCACCCTGCAGAGCTCCCTTAGCCGTTTGAACCGAGCGACCAGTTCGGTCTTCGACGCCCGCACCGCGACGTCAACCAACGAAGACCTCGTCACGGCAACCGCCAGCAGCGGTGCGATCGCGACCAACTACCAACTGAGCGTCGACCAGCTTGCGACCGCGCACCAAATCGCTTCGCAAGGCTTCTCGTCGACATCGGACCAGATCGCCACCGGCGACATCACGTTCCGCGTCGGAACCCGTCCGGAACAAACGGTCACGATCGACGGCAGCAACAACACCCTGCAAGGGTTTGTCAATACGATCAACGAACAAGTCGACGATCTCAATGCCAGTCTCGTTTTCGACCAGGCGACAAACTCGCACCGGATTCTGATCAGTTCCGAACATACCGGCGCTGACAACGTGATCACGGTCACCAACAACCTGAATCCTCTCGCCGGCATCCTGCCAGACTTCACAGGTCCGGCTGTTCAACCGCCGTTGAACGCCATCGTGACACTCGGTTCCGGTCCCGGTGCGATCCAAGCTCAGTACCAATCAAACACGGTTGACGGACTGATCGAGGACGTCACCTTGGAACTGCATAAAGCGGATCCCGGCAATACGGTCACCGTCAACATCGACGAGGATATCGAATCCGCAAAAGAAGCCGTCAGTGGTTTCGTTGATGATTTCAATACGATCGTTCAGTTCATCGAAGACCAAACTCGGTACAACCCCGACACCCAGGAAGCCAGCCCGCTACTTGGCGATCGATCGGTTAGCACGATCAAAAATCAACTGCTGACGATCGTTTCCGGAAACGTCCAGGGATCAAACCTTGCGCGACTGAGCCAGGTCGGTATCGACCTTGACGCGCGTGGGCGATTGTCGGTCGACGACGAGAAATTGACCAAGGCGCTAAAGGGCGAACTTCAAGGCGTCGACGCAAATGACGTACGAAAGCTGTTTGGGCTCAACGGAACATCGACCAGTTCCGGAGTTCGATATTTAGGCGGTACTTTGCGAACACAGCCGTCTAACGGCACAGCCTACCAAGTCGACATCACCCAAGCTGCCGAACAAGCTCAGATCACGGCAACTAATGCGGCCGCGGCATCTATCGTGATCGATTCGTCGAACAACAAATTCCAAATCAGTGTCGATGGAATCGCCAGCGAAGAGCTAACACTGACCGATGGCACGTATACAACGCAAGAGCTGGCCGATCACTTGCAGACCGTCATCAACAGTTCGACCGAACTAGGCGTTCACGACGTTTCAGTCAGTGTTGATGGAAGCAACCATCTGGTCATCCAAACGGAAGCCTATGGTGTTTCCGCGAATCTTGCCGGACTCTCTGGATCCTCACTAGCCGCATTAGGGTTAGCAGGCACCGAAGCCGACTCGGGCCTGAACGTTGCCGGTAAATTTATCGTCAACGGAAAGGAAGAAATCGCCAAAGGGACAGGACGTGTCCTGACTGGTGACCCCGACAATGAGAACACAGCCGACTTGCGTCTGGAAGTGACGTTGGGGTCTGGCGACATCGTTGCCGGTGTCGAAGCAGAAATCAACGTCACCAAAGGTATCACCGGACAACTAAACGACTACATCCGTGACGTTTTGGATGCTGAAACCGGGCTTCTAAAGACTGTAAACGATACGTTCACAACTCGATTGGAATCTATCGACAAATCGATTGAACAGGTCGAAGAACTCACTGAAAGCAAGCGTCAGTATCTGCTCGAAGAATTTGCTGCTTTGGAAAGCATTATTAACGAGCTACAAACTACCGGAAACTTTATCTCATCTCAGCTTACGAACCTGAGCGCTTTCAAGAACAGCGGAAGCAAGTAA
- a CDS encoding flagellin: MSLTIQNNVGALNARNNLNKSSNALNKSIERLSTGFKVNRGADGPAALVISEKQRAQISGLRTAIANTEKAVSVVQTAEGALNEINSILIKVRSLALDSANSGVNDADAFAANQAEIDNALDTINRISANTQFGEKTLLDGSAGVSGTTSDADVTFLKGGSNTSDGTYAVVVTTAAERANVTGGTSQTGALAADEVLSVNGVSITLNSGLSQAGVIARINEYTDQTGVVAENVSGGTRLRSIEFGSEAEIEVVSDTAASGTSSGFGTTLVTDSGLNIAGTIDGDVASGKGNTLSSISGSSKGTVVRLGEDATNAALSVTGAQGNVSIQNNALVFQIGANQNQTAQIAIQSINADALGVAVTGTKFNSLDEIDVTSFDNAQDALKVIDAAIDELSNIRGELGAFQANTLESIGSNMRSTLENTVNAESVIRDTDFAEEISKFTNNQILVQAGTSVLSSANQTTQSILSLLQ, translated from the coding sequence ATGAGCTTAACTATACAAAACAATGTCGGTGCATTGAACGCCCGCAACAATCTCAACAAGTCTAGCAACGCTTTGAATAAGTCGATCGAGCGATTGTCGACCGGTTTCAAAGTCAACCGCGGTGCTGACGGCCCAGCTGCATTGGTCATTTCAGAAAAGCAACGCGCACAGATTTCTGGTCTGCGTACCGCGATTGCCAACACTGAAAAAGCTGTTTCAGTTGTGCAAACTGCTGAAGGTGCTTTGAACGAAATCAACAGCATCTTGATCAAAGTTCGTTCTTTGGCGCTGGATTCGGCTAACTCGGGCGTCAACGACGCCGACGCTTTTGCCGCCAACCAAGCTGAAATCGACAACGCACTCGATACGATCAACCGAATTTCGGCCAACACCCAGTTCGGCGAAAAGACCCTCTTGGACGGTTCGGCTGGTGTTTCTGGCACAACCAGCGACGCTGACGTCACCTTCCTAAAAGGCGGCAGCAACACCAGCGACGGAACCTATGCTGTGGTCGTCACGACCGCCGCAGAACGAGCCAACGTCACCGGTGGTACTTCGCAGACGGGTGCCTTGGCAGCTGACGAAGTCCTTTCGGTCAACGGTGTTAGCATCACGCTAAACTCGGGCCTAAGCCAAGCTGGCGTAATCGCACGGATCAACGAATACACCGACCAAACCGGTGTTGTTGCAGAAAACGTTTCTGGTGGAACGCGTCTACGCTCCATCGAATTCGGTTCGGAAGCTGAAATCGAAGTCGTTTCCGACACTGCCGCTTCAGGCACATCATCAGGCTTCGGCACAACATTGGTCACGGACTCTGGCCTGAACATTGCTGGTACCATCGACGGTGACGTCGCTTCTGGTAAGGGCAACACGCTGTCGAGTATTTCTGGCAGCTCGAAGGGAACAGTTGTTCGCCTAGGAGAAGACGCCACCAACGCCGCTCTGTCGGTCACCGGTGCTCAAGGTAACGTTTCGATCCAGAACAACGCTCTGGTCTTCCAAATCGGTGCCAACCAGAACCAGACCGCTCAAATCGCGATCCAAAGCATCAACGCTGACGCTCTGGGTGTCGCTGTCACCGGAACGAAGTTCAACAGCCTTGACGAAATCGACGTCACCTCGTTCGATAACGCTCAAGACGCTTTGAAGGTCATCGACGCGGCAATCGACGAGCTTTCCAACATCCGTGGTGAACTTGGTGCGTTCCAAGCGAACACACTGGAATCGATCGGAAGCAACATGCGTTCGACTCTGGAAAACACCGTGAACGCCGAGTCTGTCATTCGTGACACGGACTTCGCCGAAGAAATCTCGAAGTTCACCAATAACCAGATCTTGGTCCAAGCCGGTACTTCGGTACTGTCAAGTGCCAACCAAACCACGCAGTCGATTCTGTCCTTGTTGCAGTAA
- a CDS encoding flagellar biosynthesis anti-sigma factor FlgM, whose translation MRINPTNNSLPSDIKRLDPKGPNGQSASRAEASVANVSTSTDSIQLDSIRELSQVLEQAADVRESVVEDVKLKIQSGEYLTREAAVSTARSILDL comes from the coding sequence ATGAGAATCAATCCTACTAACAACTCGTTGCCGTCAGACATCAAGCGGCTCGACCCTAAAGGTCCAAATGGACAATCGGCGTCGCGTGCCGAAGCGTCCGTCGCGAATGTTTCGACTTCGACGGATTCGATTCAATTGGATTCTATTCGCGAACTGTCACAGGTCCTCGAACAAGCAGCTGATGTGCGAGAGTCCGTGGTAGAGGATGTCAAACTGAAAATACAAAGCGGTGAATACCTGACCCGAGAGGCAGCCGTCAGTACGGCCAGGTCAATTCTCGATTTGTAG